Proteins co-encoded in one Anopheles moucheti chromosome X, idAnoMoucSN_F20_07, whole genome shotgun sequence genomic window:
- the LOC128306624 gene encoding dual specificity mitogen-activated protein kinase kinase 6, producing the protein MPRKNKPIIKLKLGDGDTGGGSTVPDSAEGATPRNLDKRGTLTVGERSFVVEADHLRKLADLGRGAYGIVEKMLHQPSGTVMAVKRITVTSGMGAGGGPGGGVQSQEQKRLLMDLDVSMRASDCRHTVQFYGALFREGDVWICMEVMDTSVDKFYPVVYKRPGRTIPERILGRIALAIVRALHYLHTELRVIHRDVKPSNVLMNRRGEVKMCDFGISGYLVDSVAKTIDAGCKPYMAPERIDPGSGSRTAGYDIKSDVWSLGITMVEIATGRFPYATWRTPFEQLKQVVKDEPPRLPKSAAPDSEEFSAEFHAFTTSCLQKKYQQRGNYEQLLAMEFLQRYGAGDEQADTSDMAEYVCTILDERDGVPVAGDGGGEPAD; encoded by the exons ATGCCgcggaaaaacaaaccgattATTAAGCTCAAGCTCGGGGACGGTGACACCGGTGGCGGTAGTACGGTGCCGGACAGTGCCGAGGGTGCGACACCGCGCAACCTGGACAAGCGCGGTACGCTGACGGTGGGCGAACGATCGTTCGTCGTCGAGGCGGATCACCTGCGCAAACTGGCCGACCTCGGCCGGGGTGCGTACGGCATTGTGGAGAAGATGTTGCACCAACCGTCTGGCACGGTGATGGCGGTCAAGCGCATTACCGTCACGAGCGGTATGGGTGCGGGCGGTGGCCCCGGGGGCGGTGTGCAGTCGCAGGAGCAGAAGCGTCTGCTGATGGATCTGGATGTGTCAATGAGGGCGAGCGACTGTCGACATACAGTCCAGTTTTACGGTGCACTGTTTCGCGAGGGCGACGTATGGATCTGTATGGAGGTGATGGACACGAGCGTGGACAAGTTCTATCCGGTGGTGTACAAACGTCCCGGTCGCACCATCCCAGAGCGCATACTCGGCCGGATTGCGCTGGCAATCGTGCGTGCCCTGCACTATCTGCACACGGAACTGCGCGTCATCCATCGGGACGTGAAGCCCTCGAACGTGCTTATGAACAGACGGGGCGAAGTAAAGATGTGCGATTTCGGCATCTCTG GCTATTTGGTGGATTCGGTGGCAAAAACAATCGATGCCGGTTGCAAACCGTACATGGCACCGGAACGTATCGATCCGGGGTCCGGTAGCCGCACGGCCGGTTACGACATCAAGTCGGACGTATGGTCGCTCGGCATCACGATGGTGGAGATAGCGACTGGGCGCTTCCCGTACGCAACCTGGCGGACGCCGTTCGAGCAACTGAAGCAGGTTGTGAAGGACGAACCGCCCCGACTGCCAAAGTCGGCCGCCCCGGACTCGGAAGAGTTCAGTGCCGAGTTTCATGCGTTCACCACCAGCTGCCTGCAGAAGAAGTACCAGCAGCGGGGCAATTACGAGCAGTTGCTGGCGATGGAGTTTCTGCAACGGTACGGTGCCGGTGACGAGCAGGCCGACACCAGTGATATGGCGGAGTACGTGTGTACGATACTGGACGAGCGGGACGGTGTACCGGTGGCTGGTGACGGTGGCGGAGAACCGGCGGATTGA
- the LOC128306711 gene encoding uncharacterized protein LOC128306711 yields the protein MLTVLSPRIVLPCAVLLAWCTVCAQATDQPQPVKTSLDKGARQQHQWSVRDALELAQEREQVLAAQQSIASWRQSLHQHGRTRGEVPEEEPSREEVDLQHPQRRRKKRADRNDLYPKEPSKESAKNETVPIDVDPDDGDDTDASVVCYGPLGCFHETDHLPEMLPSSPAEVNTRFLVYTTTHRSEKPLIEFSYEELVVAGFGAAYWANGTNDTVSIPVSTGMSSSLLKTFGDLSNRTVRVIVHGFGANCGLVWIYEMRTALMAVENCTVICVDWENGAKLPNYVRAAANTRLVGRQLALLLRLLRTHNDLRLSRVHLIGFSLGSHVAGFAGAEFASSGTPPPVEPSPDGGNDLLVRSANDDTGTESTVAEQPTERPANTAGLWRITGLDPAGPLFEAQPPEVRLDAGDARYVDVIHSNGENLILGGLGSWQPMGTVDYYPNGGRVQHGCTNLFVGAVTDIIWAPPTTVEGRSLCNHRRAYKFFIDSVAPRCHFPAFPCESYDQFAAGECFDCGSNGTSSACGHMGYYATSRDVGGYGQLYLRTRDEEPYCANQFRLRLRNAPDELPLRTVGRFELTLEGGDTGNGIEDGPAGGAPLLTFNETFHLDEAREDREFHAGQWLTTILVPHPALGHRPRALTITYRPYRGGWWQRSSVGKQLWRIGPILLTADDQRTYGSCATLTLQADVPVRIELQPILLHANDEPGDEDGTVCRAAEELNQSPGTVQPSPPKSSIDELLVSAKHPPGHDHFSWTPVAISIPRHSSQPLHVNEKRSFADTAPVGEPAMAEPPPHLPPTAQTVQLFPSRLVSFFERAERYARRTWDALFNGNVTDTAGPKMAPGPDGDETTITSVVELLLAPAGGNVPPAGPTTTDNTNSNNPTTIPSSTPSLTAPTEPSTTEIRIALPTFRPLTRQADGSVGSGRQHYTRFIPLVYEESKSAEGVSPAIGVRKVAPRTR from the exons ATGTTGACAGTTCTGTCACCCCGGATCGTGCTGCCGTGCGCCGTGTTGTTGGCATGGTGTACCGTCTGTGCGCAAGCCACCGATCAACCGCAGCCCGTGAAAACCTCGCTGGATAAGGGCGCCCGCCAGCAGCACCAGTGGTCCGTGCGGGACGCGCTCGAGTTGGCACAGGAACGCGAACAGGTACTGGCCGCTCAGCAATCAATCGCCTCCTGGCGGCAAAGTTTGCACCAGCATGGCCGAACAAGGGGTGAGGTGCCGGAGGAGGAACCGAGTCGGGAGGAGGTGGATCTGCAGCATCCCCAGCGGCGACGTAAGAAGCGTGCCGACCGGAACGATCTGTACCCCAAAGAACCGTCGAAGGAAAGCGCTAAGAACGAAACCGTCCCGATCGATGTGGATCCGGACGATGGCGACGACACGGATGCGTCCGTCGTGTGTTACGGACCGCTCGGATGCTTTCACGAAACGGATCATCTGCCGGAGATGCTGCCATCCTCACCGGCGGAAGTGAACACACGGTTCCTGGTGTACACCACCACGCATCG GAGTGAGAAACCATTGATCGAATTTTCGTACGAGGAGCTAGTGGTGGCCGGTTTTGGGGCGGCGTACTGGGCAAACGGTACGAACGATACCGTATCGATTCCAGTATCGACCGGGATGTCTTCCTCGCTGCTGAAAACATTCGGCGATCTCAGCAACCGTACCGTGCGCGTTATTGTGCACGGTTTTGGCGCAAACTGCGGTCTGGTCTGGATATACGAGATGCGCACCGCCCTAATGGCAGTG GAAAACTGTACGGTAATCTGCGTGGACTGGGAGAATGGTGCGAAGCTACCGAATTACGTGCGTGCCGCCGCCAACACACGCCTGGTCGGACGTCAATTAGCGCTGCTGTTGCGCTTACTGCGCACGCACAACGATTTGCGACTGTCGCGCGTGCATCTGATCGGTTTCAGCCTTGGCTCGCATGTCGCTGGCTTTGCCGGGGCAGAGTTCGCAAGTTCCGGCACACCGCCACCGGTTGAACCGTCCCCGGACGGTGGGAACGATCTACTGGTGCGCAGTGCGAACGATGACACGGGCACGGAATCGACGGTCGCCGAACAGCCGACGGAGCGACCGGCCAATACGGCCGGTTTGTGGCGTATCACGGGCCTAGATCCGGCCGGACCACTGTTCGAAGCACAGCCGCCCGAGGTGCGCCTGGACGCTGGGGACGCACGGTACGTGGATGTGATCCACTCGAACGGGGAAAATCTCATCCTCGGTGGGCTCGGTTCCTGGCAGCCGATGGGTACGGTCGACTACTACCCGAACGGAGGCCGGGTCCAGCACGGCTGCACCAATCTGTTTGTTGGCGCCGTCACAGACATCATCTGGG CACCACCGACCACGGTTGAAGGTCGGTCGCTATGCAACCACCGGCGAGCGTACAAGTTCTTCATCGATTCCGTCGCACCGCGCTGTCACTTTCCGGCGTTCCCGTGCGAAAGCTACGATCAGTTTGCGGCGGGCGAATGTTTCGACTGTGGCAGCAATGGGACAAGTTCCGCCTGCGGCCATATGGGCTATTATGCGACGAGTCGGGACGTCGGTGGATACGGGCAGCTGTACCTGCGCACGCGTGACGAGGAACCGTACTGTGCGAACCAGTTCCGGTTGCGGTTGCGTAATGCACCGGACGAGCTACCGTTACGCACGGTGGGACGGTTCGAGCTAACGCTCGAGGGTGGCGACACGGGCAACGGAATCGAGGACGGTCCGGCCGGTGGTGCACCGTTGCTCACCTTCAACGAAACATTCCACCTGGATGAGGCCCGCGAGGACCGTGAATTCCATGCGGGCCAGTGGCTGACCACGATTCTCGTACCCCATCCGGCACTCGGCCATCGACCACGGGCGCTCACCATCACCTACCGTCCGTACCGGGGCGGTTGGTGGCAACGGTCGAGCGTCGGTAAGCAGCTGTGGCGCATCGGTCCCATTCTCCTGACGGCGGACGATCAGCGTACGTACGGTTCCTGCGCCACGCTCACGCTGCAAGCGGATGTCCCGGTGCGCATTGAGCTGCAGCCGATACTGCTGCACGCAAACGACGAACCCGGCGACGAGGATGGTACGGTGTGTCGGGCGGCGGAAGAGCTAAATCAATCGCCCGGTACGGTGCAACCGTCGCCACCGAAGAGCTCGATCGACGAGCTGCTGGTCAGTGCGAAACATCCACCCGGCCATGATCACTTCTCCTGGACGCCGGTTGCAATCAGCATCCCGCGTCACTCGTCCCAACCGTTGCACGTGAACGAAAAGCGTTCCTTCGCTGATACGGCCCCGGTGGGCGAACCGGCCATGGCAGAACCACCCCCACATCTACCACCCACAGCCCAAACCGTACAATTGTTTCCGTCACGGCTCGTATCATTCTTCGAACGGGCGGAACGGTACGCCAGGCGCACGTGGGACGCATTGTTTAATGGGAATGTGACGGACACGGCCGGACCGAAGATGGCGCCGGGACCGGATGGTGATGAGACAACGATCACGTCAGTTGTCGAGCTGTTGCTGGCACCTGCTGGAGGGAACGTACCGCCAGCCGGTCCTACCACCACCGacaacaccaacagcaacaatccAACCACCATACCGTCCTCGACCCCAAGCCTAACCGCCCCAACCGAACCAAGCACGACGGAAATACGGATCGCACTGCCCACCTTCCGGCCGCTGACCAGACAGGCGGACGGTTCTGTCGGCAGTGGCAGGCAACACTACACCCGCTTCATCCCGCTCGTGTACGAGGAAAGCAAATCGGCGGAAGGGGTCAGCCCGGCGATTGGCGTCCGGAAAGTGGCGCCCCGTACACGGTAG
- the LOC128306909 gene encoding proteasome activator complex subunit 3 yields MSEGTSTATTSASSSGEDNARKVQQYKDNLINRAETLIVKEFPERIVRLNALLETPQFSERCFTDVYQELNIPVPEPIVLDGEGHAKRPRLNSNAPSPVDGNGTKVHALPSGRVDCNRPISELVCIVKPIIRSLVEDSNLLKMWISFMIPKIEDGNNFGVSIQEDTLAEIQSVETEAAAFFDQISRYFVSRAKVVSKVAKYPHIDDYRRAVAELDEKEFLSLWLVLSEIRNRYCSLHDIVIKNMEKLKKPRSSNADSLY; encoded by the exons ATGAGCGAAGGCACATCGACCGCAACGACATCGGCTTCCAGCAGCGGCGAGGATAACGCCCGTAAGGTACAGCAATACAAAGATAATCTCATCAATCGCGCCGAAACACTCATCGTAAAAGAGTTCCCCGAGCGCATCGTTCGCCTGAATGCCCTACTCGAAACACCGCAGTTCTCCGAACGGTGCTTCACGGATGTATATCAG GAACTGAACATTCCAGTCCCGGAACCAATAGTATTGGACGGAGAGGGTCACGCGAAGCGTCCCCGCCTCAACTCAAACGCTCCCTCACCGGTCGATGGTAACGGCACGAAGGTCCACGCGCTACCGTCCGGTCGGGTTGACTGCAACAGACCGATCAGCGAGCTCGTTTGCATCGTGAAGCCAATAATCCGTTCCCTGGTGGAGGACTCCAATCTGCTGAAGATGTGGATTTCCTTCATGATACCGAAGATCGAGGATGGTAACAACTTCGGCGTATCGATTCAAGAGGACACGCTGGCGGAAATCCAATCGGTCGAAACGGAGGCGGCCGCATTCTTCGACCAAATATCCCGATACTTTGTGTCGCGTGCCAAGGTGGTGTCGAAGGTGGCCAAATACCCGCACATCGACGACTACAGACGTGCGGTTGCCGAGCTTGACGAGAAGGAATTTCTCAGCCTGTGGCTGGTGTTGAGCGAGATCCGGAATCGATACTGCTCGCTGCACGACATCGTTATCAAGAACATGGAGAAACTGAAAAAGCCACGCTCCTCGAATGCGGACAGCTTGTACTAA